A window from Staphylococcus succinus encodes these proteins:
- a CDS encoding PTS glucitol/sorbitol transporter subunit IIA: MYKTIVKEIGQDAKAFEEEKMVILFGDNAPDELVDYCYIIDINAVEGTITEKQKLYIDHHVFDITKVGSAVQDNLSNLGHITLKFDGSNTADQSGTLYLENVDIPEMTKGTELKIQ, from the coding sequence ATGTATAAAACAATTGTAAAAGAGATCGGACAAGATGCTAAAGCATTTGAAGAAGAAAAAATGGTTATATTATTCGGTGATAATGCACCAGATGAGTTAGTTGATTATTGCTATATTATTGATATCAATGCAGTTGAAGGTACCATTACCGAAAAACAAAAATTGTATATAGATCATCATGTTTTTGATATTACGAAGGTTGGCTCAGCGGTACAAGACAATTTATCTAACCTAGGCCATATCACACTTAAATTTGATGGTAGTAATACTGCGGATCAATCAGGTACATTATATTTAGAAAATGTGGATATACCTGAAATGACTAAAGGTACAGAATTGAAAATTCAATAA